GGCGCAATCCCTCGGCCTTGATGGTCGCTGCCAGCTCGGCCTCCAGGGGGCCTGTGCCGCAGATGACCAGGCGAAAATCCCTGATGCGTCCGGCCGCCTGCAACAGAAAACGAACGCCCTTTTCATGTGTCAGCCGTCCCATGAAAAGATAATAATCCGACGGCTCGTAGCATGGTTGATAAGCAGACAGATCCAGCGAGTACGGCTGCACCAGGATCGGCTTGCTGCCGTATCCATAACTTTTCATCTTGTCCGCCAGGAACCGGCTGGGCGAAACAAAGAGATCGACATTCTTTTTATACGAACCCAGACAGCTGTGCAGCGTGGCCTCCACGGCCACCAGCAAACTGGCGGCGTAGGAATCGCGAAAGCACTTTTTGCCCACTGCGTTGATAAAGTAACGGCCGCGGCAGGCCTCGCAAAGCCGGCGCTGTCCGTCGAGAAAAATATAGTTGGGGCAGATCAGCTTGTAGTCATGAAGCTCCATCACCACCGGAAGGTTAAAAGCCTTCAGCGTGCTCAACACCGCCGGCGATAGGTGGTGGTAGATGCTGTGCACATGCACCATCTCAGGCTGGGTGTCGCGGATCAGCCGCGCCAGCTGCTGCTGGGCGTTGCGGTTGAAACAGACGCGCGCCGCTTTGCGCGCCAACGCCAGCGGCCGCCGCACCGATTCGCGCAGCTGATCAGGATTGAAATACTCGGCAAAGTAGTCGCTGTAGGCGCAGGGCAGATTGCGCGGGTGATGCATGGAGAACG
This genomic window from bacterium contains:
- a CDS encoding glycosyltransferase family 4 protein, which gives rise to MRILTVHKFHYIEGGAERYLFNMSDLLRSHGHEVIPFSMHHPRNLPCAYSDYFAEYFNPDQLRESVRRPLALARKAARVCFNRNAQQQLARLIRDTQPEMVHVHSIYHHLSPAVLSTLKAFNLPVVMELHDYKLICPNYIFLDGQRRLCEACRGRYFINAVGKKCFRDSYAASLLVAVEATLHSCLGSYKKNVDLFVSPSRFLADKMKSYGYGSKPILVQPYSLDLSAYQPCYEPSDYYLFMGRLTHEKGVRFLLQAAGRIRDFRLVICGTGPLEAELAATIKAEGLRHVTLAGYQSGEALKTLAARARFTVVTSEWHDNSPLVIYESLALGKPVIGARLGGIPELIEEGVDGYTYTAGNLDEFVDRVERLIGEPQRAVDMGRCGRAKAERLFSPEIHYEKLLQIYEQARSIGGRR